The Nisaea sp. DNA window CACCGCAATCTCGAGGAAAATCAGCAGGTCTGCCCGAACTGCCAGCATCACCTGCGGATCGGCGCCGAGACCCGGATGAAAATGCTGTTCGACGACGACAGCTTTAACCGGATCGAGCTGCCGAAGCCGGTTCTCGACCCGCTGAAATTCCGGGACCGCAAACGCTATACGGACCGCCTCAAGGAAGCCCAGCACAAGACCGGCGAAGATGATGCGATCATCGTTGCGCATGGCAAGATGGGCGGTGCGCCGGTGGTGCTGGCCCTGTTCCGCTTCGATTTCATGGGCGGCTCCATGGGTGTTGCCGTCGGCGATGCACTTGTCCGTGCGGCCGAACTTGCGAAGGCCCAGAAAGCCCCGCTGGTGGTCTTCCCGGCATCGGGCGGCGCCCGCATGCAGGAAGGCATCCTGTCGCTGATGCAGATGCCGCGCACCGTGATCGCGCGGGAGATCGTCCGCGAGTCCGGCCTGCCCTTCGTCGTCGTGCTGACCGATCCGACCACGGGCGGCGTCACCGCCTCCTTCGCCATGCTGGGCGACATCCATATCGCCGAGCCCGGCGCGATCATCGGCTTCGCCGGTCAACGGGTTATCCAGGAAACCATCCGCGAGCAGCTTCCGGACGGCTTCCAGCGCTCGGAGTATCTGCTTGAGCACGGCATGGTCGACATGGTCGTGCACCGCAAGGACATGCGCGACACGTTGATCCGCGTCTTCTCCATGGTCCGCGATCCGTTGCCAAAGGCCGTGGTCGTCGCCATGCCGAAAGCGGACAAGCCGGAGAGCGAAGAGGACGACAGCGAGAGCTGATCGCCCGCCGGAGGATCCTGAAATTTCCGTACCCGCGCTTTCGCCGCAAACGATCCTGGACCGGCTGCAACGTCTGCATCCGAAGCTGATCGACCTGTCTCTGGACCGCCTTGAAAGGCTGCTCGGCCTGCTCGGCAACCCGGAGCAGAAGCTGCCGCCGGTGATCCATGTCGCCGGGACGAACGGCAAGGGCTCGACCATTGCCATGCTGCGGGCGATCTACGAAGCGGCGGGCCGGAAGGTCCACGCCGACACCTCACCGCATCTCGTCCGCTACAACGAGCGCTTCTATATCGCCGGCAAGGAGATCGAAGACGCGCCGCTGGTGGATATTCTGGAAGAGTGCGAGCGGGTCAATGGCGGCACACCGATCACCCATTTCGAGATCACCACGGCGGCGGCTTTCCTCGCCTTCTCCCGCACCCCGGCGGACGTTCTGCTGCTCGAGGTCGGGCTCGGCGGCCGGTTCGACGCGACCAACGTGATCGACAAGCCGGCGGTCTCCATCATCACGCCGGTCTCGATGGACCATATGGGTTTTCTCGGCGACACGATCGAGAAGATTGCCTTCGAGAAAGCCGGCATCCTGAAGCCCGGCGTGCCGGCAGTGATCGGCCCGCAGGACCCCGCGGCGCTCGCCGTGATCGAGGCCCGCGCGGCGGACGTCGGCGCTCCGCTCTACCGCTATGGTCATGAATGGACGATTGCCGAGGGCGGCGACGGCATGCTTTTCAGCACCGGCGGCAAGACAAGGCGCTATCCGCGCCCGGGGCTGCTCGGCGCGCATCAGATCCTCAATGCGGGCCAGGCGCTGATGGCGGCCGATCTCGCCGAAGCTTCCGTCAAGACAACCGAAGGCGCCCGCGCCAAGGGCATTGCCGAGGCTTCGTGGCCCGCCCGGATGCAGCATCTGGAAAGCGGCGCGCTGACCGAATATCTCAACCCCGGCTCCAGCATCTGGATCGATGGCGGGCATAACGAGAGCGCCGGCGAAGCGGTCGCGAAAATCCTCGACGGCTGGGCGGCCGAGCCCGGTGCCCTGCCGGTCTATCTGCTGTTCGGCTCGCTCAATACCCGCGATCCGGCAGCCTATCTGAAACACATGCGGGGACGGGCCCAGCGGCTCTACGTCCTGCCGATCCCGGGCGAGGAAAACAGCCTCACCGAGGACGCACTGATGGACGGCGCCAAGCGCGCGGCCCTACCCGCCATTCCGGTCTCCACCGTCCAGCAGGCGCTTCGGGACAGCCAGAAAAAAGGCAAGTCCGTGCGTTTCCTGATCTGCGGCTCTCTCTATCTCGCCGGCCATGCGCTCGGTCTTAATCGAAACGCCTGAAGTCTCGGGCGTTACCACATTTTCAGTCGTCATCCCTGCGAAAGCAGGGACCCAGCGATCGTAGGATTGTTCCTGCGGTCCCTGGGTTCCCGTATGCACGGGAATGACAGTTTTCAAATGGGAGCAGCAGTATGGACCTCGGACTCAAGGGCAAGAACATCATCGTCACCGGCGGCACACGCGGCATCGGGCTTTCGATCGCCGATGCCTGCGCGGCAGAAGGGGCTGCGGTATCCGTCTGCGGGCGCAGCGAGGAAAGCCTGAAGAAGGCCGAAGCCTTCCTCTCCCGCCATGGCGGCAAGGTGCATACGGCACCCTGCGATGTTGCGGATGCGGATGCCGTAGCCGGTTACATCGCGGCAGCGGCCGAGACATTCGGCGGCATCGACGGGCTGGTGAACAACCCCTCCGGCTTCGGCGCCTCCGACGATGAGGACGGCTGGAAAAAGAGCATGGATGTGGATCTGATGGGCGTGGTCCGGGCGACCTGGGCGGCCTATCCGCACCTCGTCGCCAGCCAAGGCGCGGTGCTCACAATCTCCTCGATCTCCGGCATCGGCGCCTCCGGCTCGATTCCCTATGGCGC harbors:
- a CDS encoding folylpolyglutamate synthase/dihydrofolate synthase family protein, with translation MDRLERLLGLLGNPEQKLPPVIHVAGTNGKGSTIAMLRAIYEAAGRKVHADTSPHLVRYNERFYIAGKEIEDAPLVDILEECERVNGGTPITHFEITTAAAFLAFSRTPADVLLLEVGLGGRFDATNVIDKPAVSIITPVSMDHMGFLGDTIEKIAFEKAGILKPGVPAVIGPQDPAALAVIEARAADVGAPLYRYGHEWTIAEGGDGMLFSTGGKTRRYPRPGLLGAHQILNAGQALMAADLAEASVKTTEGARAKGIAEASWPARMQHLESGALTEYLNPGSSIWIDGGHNESAGEAVAKILDGWAAEPGALPVYLLFGSLNTRDPAAYLKHMRGRAQRLYVLPIPGEENSLTEDALMDGAKRAALPAIPVSTVQQALRDSQKKGKSVRFLICGSLYLAGHALGLNRNA
- a CDS encoding SDR family NAD(P)-dependent oxidoreductase, with amino-acid sequence MDLGLKGKNIIVTGGTRGIGLSIADACAAEGAAVSVCGRSEESLKKAEAFLSRHGGKVHTAPCDVADADAVAGYIAAAAETFGGIDGLVNNPSGFGASDDEDGWKKSMDVDLMGVVRATWAAYPHLVASQGAVLTISSISGIGASGSIPYGAVKAAVIQLTQSHAQKFAADRVRVNCIAPGSIEFPGGSWERRKTEEPEKYTSTLAKIPFDRYGTPEEIGTVAAFLLSPAARWVTGQTIAVDGGQNL
- the accD gene encoding acetyl-CoA carboxylase, carboxyltransferase subunit beta, with the protein product MNWITNSVLPKIKALVQPRDVPDNLWIKCGGCGEMIFHRNLEENQQVCPNCQHHLRIGAETRMKMLFDDDSFNRIELPKPVLDPLKFRDRKRYTDRLKEAQHKTGEDDAIIVAHGKMGGAPVVLALFRFDFMGGSMGVAVGDALVRAAELAKAQKAPLVVFPASGGARMQEGILSLMQMPRTVIAREIVRESGLPFVVVLTDPTTGGVTASFAMLGDIHIAEPGAIIGFAGQRVIQETIREQLPDGFQRSEYLLEHGMVDMVVHRKDMRDTLIRVFSMVRDPLPKAVVVAMPKADKPESEEDDSES